Proteins found in one Armatimonadota bacterium genomic segment:
- a CDS encoding glycerol-3-phosphate responsive antiterminator — protein MTSPQDPWSPLRTRPIIAAIRTDAVVPAAMAAPVATAFLLTGSVVSLPGLVGRLVQSGKQVLVHLDLTEGLSADRAAVQFVRSIPGIAGIITTRGHLIHAARQEGLLAVLRVFMLDSASLDTAAKMMRSCAPDAVEILPGLIYPALSAQIRTWNIPVIAGGFIRTREEVQAVLRAGALAISTSTRNLWALDLTAGKAAPG, from the coding sequence GTGACCTCCCCTCAGGATCCCTGGAGCCCGCTGCGCACCCGCCCGATTATCGCGGCGATTCGCACCGACGCCGTCGTGCCCGCGGCCATGGCCGCGCCGGTGGCGACGGCCTTCCTCCTCACCGGAAGTGTCGTCTCCCTTCCCGGTTTGGTGGGGCGCCTGGTCCAGTCGGGCAAGCAGGTGCTGGTGCACCTGGACCTCACCGAAGGCCTATCGGCGGACCGCGCGGCCGTGCAGTTCGTCCGCTCCATCCCCGGGATCGCCGGCATCATCACCACCCGCGGCCACCTCATCCACGCCGCGCGTCAGGAGGGGCTGCTGGCGGTGCTGCGGGTCTTCATGCTGGATTCAGCCTCCCTGGACACCGCTGCGAAGATGATGCGCTCCTGCGCTCCGGATGCGGTGGAGATCCTGCCCGGCCTGATATACCCGGCGCTCTCCGCCCAAATCCGCACCTGGAACATCCCGGTAATCGCCGGGGGGTTCATCCGCACGCGGGAGGAAGTACAGGCCGTCCTGCGCGCGGGAGCGCTGGCCATCTCCACCAGCACCCGCAACCTGTGGGCCCTGGATCTGACCGCCGGGAAGGCAGCCCCCGGCTAG
- a CDS encoding ABC transporter substrate-binding protein, which produces MLMAMLALLSAGGAAYAQGPVKITLWHAMGGARYEAITKGIAEGFNRAYPNYTLEPLFTGSYAETLTKAIAAIRAGNPPHIVQVYEVGTQTMIDSGAIIPVTDLVPPGEINFADYIDPILKYYTVRGKLYSMPFNSSTAILYYNKDIFRKAGLDPERPPQTFDELEQMGRQILRSGVARGAVTFGWPAWIFEQMFAYHNKYYANNENGRAARASKVLFDQPFGVYLASRWATWAREGLLVYGGREYAPNRAFLAGEVAMLMQSTSQVSTIERGAKFAVGTAFLPRIPGQPRGKSVIGGASLWVLKGRGRSRSELDAIVAFFKYLNQPTQTAQWHRDTGYFPATQSAVRLLESEGWFAKNPNFLTAFKQIQLGPDTGATRGVLLGNFVQIRDITDTMLERIFSGRMTPAEAVRLAADEANKVLDEYLKTYK; this is translated from the coding sequence ATGCTGATGGCGATGCTGGCACTGCTCTCCGCCGGCGGTGCGGCCTACGCCCAGGGCCCTGTAAAGATTACCCTCTGGCATGCCATGGGCGGGGCGCGATATGAAGCGATCACCAAGGGTATCGCCGAAGGGTTCAACCGGGCCTATCCCAACTACACGCTGGAGCCTCTCTTTACCGGTAGCTACGCGGAGACGCTGACGAAGGCCATCGCCGCTATCCGGGCAGGCAATCCGCCGCACATCGTCCAGGTCTATGAGGTGGGAACCCAGACGATGATCGACAGCGGTGCCATCATCCCGGTGACCGACCTCGTCCCGCCCGGGGAGATCAATTTCGCGGACTATATCGATCCGATCCTCAAGTATTACACCGTGCGAGGGAAACTGTACTCAATGCCGTTCAACTCCTCCACGGCCATCCTCTATTACAACAAGGATATCTTCCGCAAGGCTGGACTGGATCCAGAGCGACCGCCTCAGACCTTTGACGAGCTGGAGCAGATGGGTCGGCAGATCCTGCGCAGTGGTGTGGCGCGCGGTGCCGTCACCTTCGGGTGGCCCGCCTGGATCTTCGAGCAAATGTTTGCCTACCACAACAAGTACTACGCCAACAACGAGAACGGCCGAGCGGCGCGTGCGTCAAAGGTCCTCTTCGATCAACCCTTCGGCGTCTATCTGGCTTCTCGCTGGGCGACGTGGGCCAGGGAAGGACTGCTCGTGTACGGCGGCCGAGAGTACGCGCCCAATCGGGCGTTCCTCGCGGGCGAAGTGGCGATGCTGATGCAGTCGACCTCGCAGGTCAGCACCATCGAGCGCGGGGCCAAGTTTGCGGTGGGCACGGCCTTCCTACCACGCATTCCCGGACAGCCTCGCGGCAAGTCGGTGATCGGTGGAGCGTCGCTATGGGTGTTGAAAGGACGCGGGCGTTCCAGGAGCGAACTGGATGCCATCGTGGCCTTCTTCAAGTACCTGAACCAGCCGACCCAGACGGCGCAATGGCACCGCGATACGGGATACTTCCCGGCCACGCAATCTGCGGTCAGGCTGCTGGAGTCCGAGGGCTGGTTTGCCAAGAACCCCAACTTCCTGACTGCATTTAAGCAGATCCAGCTCGGCCCGGACACCGGAGCGACCCGGGGCGTGTTGCTGGGGAATTTCGTCCAGATCCGCGACATCACCGACACCATGCTGGAGCGAATCTTCAGCGGCCGGATGACTCCGGCAGAAGCGGTGCGCCTGGCAGCAGATGAAGCCAACAAGGTGCTGGACGAGTACCTCAAGACCTACAAGTAG
- a CDS encoding sugar ABC transporter permease, with protein MEGHFPDRGLPYLLVAPSVAIVLIFLLIPSGEALLQSLSRINPFTGAGRFVGLENFTSLLASEEYRHSIRVSVLFTAGTVLLSLSASLAMAALVNRSLRGIGIYRTALIWPYALSPAVAGTIWALLFEPSTGLITFALREMTGAAPNWMMSGSLALLVVILAAAWKLLGYNIMFFLAGLQAVPEELAEAAAVDGASAWHRFWAVTFPLLSPVTFFLLITNSLYAFFEVFGLIDVLTQGGPARATDVLVYKLYRDGFVSINWGQASAQSVLLFVLVAALTVLQFRYAGRRVFYT; from the coding sequence GTGGAAGGGCATTTCCCCGATCGCGGCTTGCCCTATCTGTTGGTGGCGCCGTCTGTGGCTATAGTTCTAATTTTCCTGCTGATCCCCTCGGGAGAGGCTCTCCTCCAGAGCCTCTCCCGCATCAACCCCTTCACCGGAGCGGGGAGATTCGTAGGCCTGGAGAACTTCACCAGCCTGCTGGCCTCGGAGGAGTACCGTCACAGCATCCGGGTTAGCGTCCTGTTCACGGCTGGCACGGTGCTGCTCAGCCTGAGCGCGTCACTGGCCATGGCGGCGCTGGTGAACCGGAGCCTGCGGGGAATTGGCATCTACCGGACAGCCCTCATCTGGCCGTATGCACTCTCCCCTGCCGTGGCTGGAACCATCTGGGCACTGCTCTTTGAGCCCTCCACGGGCCTCATCACTTTCGCGCTGCGCGAGATGACGGGCGCAGCGCCCAACTGGATGATGAGCGGTAGCCTGGCCCTCCTGGTCGTTATCCTGGCGGCGGCCTGGAAACTCCTCGGCTACAACATCATGTTCTTCTTGGCCGGCCTGCAGGCGGTGCCGGAAGAGCTGGCGGAGGCGGCCGCGGTTGATGGCGCCTCAGCCTGGCACCGCTTCTGGGCGGTGACATTTCCCTTGCTGTCGCCGGTGACATTCTTCCTGCTCATCACTAACTCCCTGTATGCCTTCTTTGAAGTCTTCGGGCTGATCGACGTGTTGACACAGGGCGGGCCGGCCCGTGCCACCGACGTCCTGGTGTACAAGCTCTACCGGGATGGGTTCGTCAGTATCAACTGGGGTCAGGCTTCAGCACAGTCGGTGCTCCTCTTTGTCCTGGTGGCTGCGCTCACTGTGCTCCAGTTCCGCTACGCCGGGCGGAGGGTCTTCTACACGTGA
- a CDS encoding ABC transporter permease subunit, translated as MSAVGDKVATGALPLRRAAYHPLRLLRVARLILLHLLLIIAALVVIFPVYYAIVVSTHTFQEVFSYPPKLLPGDALLANYAAAWRKVGMGRLLLNSTGISLLVPLGKIVFSVLAAFAFTYFRGFRARGFFFVLILITHMLPLPVRIVPTYQLMQRLGWINTYTALTVPFFASATGTLLFRQFFLTVPASLSEAARIDGAGPLRFLLQILLPLSRNNLAALFMVEFVYMWNQYLWPLIVTTSHEMRVVQIGIKMLVATDAQAEWNVIMAGVMMAMLPPLVVLLLLQRSFVQSISLGQEK; from the coding sequence GTGAGTGCAGTGGGAGACAAGGTGGCTACAGGTGCTCTGCCCCTGCGGAGAGCTGCTTACCACCCGCTGCGGCTCCTTCGGGTCGCACGCCTGATCCTGCTGCACTTGCTGCTCATCATAGCGGCACTGGTTGTCATCTTCCCTGTTTACTACGCTATCGTGGTCAGTACCCATACCTTTCAGGAAGTGTTCAGCTACCCGCCGAAACTGCTTCCGGGGGATGCGCTGCTGGCGAACTACGCCGCCGCGTGGCGGAAAGTGGGCATGGGCAGGCTGCTTCTGAACAGCACCGGCATTTCGCTCCTCGTCCCCCTGGGGAAGATCGTGTTTTCCGTGCTCGCGGCGTTTGCCTTCACCTATTTCCGCGGCTTTCGGGCCAGGGGCTTCTTCTTCGTGCTTATCCTGATCACCCACATGCTGCCCCTGCCGGTGCGCATCGTCCCTACCTACCAGCTCATGCAGCGACTGGGCTGGATCAACACCTATACCGCCCTCACCGTCCCATTCTTCGCCAGCGCCACCGGCACCCTCCTATTTCGTCAGTTCTTCCTGACCGTTCCGGCCTCGCTGTCAGAGGCGGCACGCATTGATGGGGCTGGGCCGCTTCGCTTCCTGCTGCAGATCCTGCTGCCACTTTCCCGCAACAACCTGGCCGCGCTCTTCATGGTGGAGTTTGTGTACATGTGGAACCAGTACCTGTGGCCTCTCATCGTCACCACTTCCCACGAGATGCGGGTGGTGCAGATTGGCATCAAGATGCTGGTGGCCACGGACGCCCAGGCGGAATGGAACGTGATCATGGCTGGCGTCATGATGGCCATGCTTCCCCCGCTGGTGGTGCTGCTGCTCCTGCAACGAAGCTTCGTGCAGAGTATCAGTCTGGGGCAGGAGAAGTAG
- a CDS encoding HAD-IIA family hydrolase, translating into MGRPPLRPARLYSGYAFDLDGTIYLGDTLLPGAAETVAALRQAGARVAFLSNNPLRTRSEYADKLTRLGIPTPPDDVINSSLVLVHYLLATAPGASLFVIGEESVKRELRAAGFSLTEDPHRVDYVVASFDRTFDYRKLKIGFDALRAGARFIATNQDAYCPTPDGGLPDCGAVIAALEASSGRQVETVVGKPSPIMGRVLLQRLGTAPADSLLVGDRLETDHALGLAVGMATAVVLTGVTTREAALAAQPRPDYILECVSQVLPASP; encoded by the coding sequence ATGGGAAGACCACCACTGCGGCCGGCCCGTCTGTACTCAGGATACGCCTTCGACCTCGACGGCACCATCTACCTGGGCGACACGCTGTTGCCGGGAGCTGCGGAGACCGTGGCAGCGCTTCGCCAAGCCGGCGCGCGCGTCGCCTTTCTCTCCAACAACCCGCTGCGGACACGCTCGGAGTATGCGGACAAGTTGACCCGCCTGGGAATCCCCACGCCGCCCGATGACGTGATAAACTCCTCGCTGGTGCTGGTGCACTACCTGCTAGCCACCGCCCCTGGCGCGTCTCTTTTCGTCATAGGCGAAGAGTCGGTGAAAAGGGAGTTGCGCGCGGCGGGCTTCAGCCTGACAGAGGATCCCCACCGGGTGGACTACGTAGTCGCCTCCTTCGACCGAACCTTCGACTACCGCAAGCTGAAGATCGGTTTTGACGCGCTGCGCGCCGGAGCTCGCTTCATCGCCACTAACCAGGATGCCTACTGCCCCACACCGGACGGAGGCCTCCCCGACTGTGGCGCGGTCATTGCAGCGCTTGAAGCCAGCAGCGGACGGCAGGTGGAGACCGTGGTGGGCAAGCCATCACCAATCATGGGGCGTGTCCTTCTGCAGCGTCTGGGCACCGCGCCTGCCGACTCCCTGCTGGTGGGAGACCGCCTGGAGACCGATCATGCCCTGGGCCTGGCCGTGGGCATGGCCACAGCGGTGGTGCTGACGGGGGTCACCACCCGCGAGGCCGCGCTGGCGGCACAGCCGCGACCGGACTACATCCTTGAATGCGTCTCTCAGGTGCTCCCGGCATCCCCCTAG
- the ugpB gene encoding sn-glycerol-3-phosphate ABC transporter substrate-binding protein UgpB yields the protein MMKVRWVTAVCLTALLALASPPVYAQRVTIEFWHAMRGPLGESLEGIASRFNAAQTRFRVNPTFKGSYPETMVAAIAAFRAGNAPHIVQMFEVGTATMMAAGPAIKPVYQLFKEAGLPFDPTIYLPAVRGYYSDAAGRMVAMPFNSSTPVLWYNKDAFRKAGLDPNVPPQTWAQVRAAAQRIRAANAAPCGLSTAWPTWVQFENFGAIHDVPFATRANGFEGFDAELTINGPLYVRHLQFLVDMLKEGSFKYGGRDAAGDSLFPSGECAMLTASSALFGRISREAKFDWGITFLPYYDDVKGAPKNSIIGGAAFWVMTSPRRTADEYRGVAEFFRFLSSSEETAKWHQETGYVPITYTGMQLAMATGYYQRFPWAELPIKQLTRTPPTKNSKGLRLGNMPEIRVVIYEEVEKAFQGQQTARQALDNAVRRGNEILRRFQQTVGQ from the coding sequence ATGATGAAGGTCCGATGGGTAACTGCCGTATGCCTGACGGCGCTGCTGGCACTGGCCTCGCCGCCCGTGTACGCCCAGCGCGTCACTATCGAGTTCTGGCACGCCATGCGCGGCCCGCTGGGTGAGTCCCTGGAGGGGATCGCCTCCCGGTTCAACGCCGCGCAGACCCGGTTCCGGGTCAACCCCACGTTCAAGGGGTCGTATCCGGAGACCATGGTGGCGGCCATCGCCGCGTTCCGCGCGGGCAATGCACCGCACATCGTGCAGATGTTCGAGGTCGGTACCGCCACCATGATGGCCGCCGGTCCGGCCATCAAGCCCGTCTACCAGCTCTTCAAGGAGGCGGGCCTGCCGTTTGACCCTACCATCTACCTGCCGGCCGTCCGCGGGTACTACAGCGACGCCGCCGGTCGCATGGTGGCCATGCCCTTCAACAGCTCCACCCCGGTCCTCTGGTACAACAAGGACGCCTTCCGCAAGGCCGGGCTGGACCCCAACGTCCCACCGCAGACCTGGGCTCAGGTGCGGGCGGCGGCGCAGCGCATCCGTGCGGCCAATGCCGCTCCCTGCGGCCTCTCCACGGCCTGGCCGACCTGGGTGCAGTTTGAGAACTTCGGCGCTATCCACGACGTGCCGTTTGCCACCAGGGCCAACGGCTTCGAGGGCTTCGACGCCGAGCTGACCATCAACGGTCCCCTCTACGTACGCCACCTGCAGTTCCTGGTGGACATGCTCAAAGAGGGCTCGTTCAAGTACGGCGGGCGGGATGCGGCCGGCGATTCCCTCTTCCCGTCCGGGGAGTGCGCCATGCTCACCGCCTCTTCGGCGCTGTTTGGGCGGATTTCCCGCGAGGCCAAGTTCGACTGGGGGATCACCTTCCTCCCCTACTACGACGACGTCAAGGGCGCGCCCAAGAACTCCATCATCGGCGGCGCGGCCTTCTGGGTGATGACCTCGCCGCGGCGGACGGCTGACGAGTACCGCGGGGTGGCCGAGTTCTTCCGGTTCCTGAGCTCCTCGGAGGAGACGGCCAAGTGGCACCAGGAGACCGGTTACGTGCCCATCACCTACACGGGGATGCAGCTGGCCATGGCCACCGGCTACTACCAGCGGTTCCCCTGGGCGGAGTTGCCCATCAAGCAGCTCACCCGTACCCCACCCACCAAGAACTCCAAGGGGCTGCGCCTGGGGAACATGCCGGAGATCCGGGTGGTCATCTACGAGGAGGTGGAGAAGGCGTTCCAGGGGCAGCAGACTGCCAGGCAGGCGCTGGACAACGCGGTGCGCCGCGGCAACGAGATCCTGCGCCGCTTCCAGCAAACGGTGGGACAGTGA
- the ugpA gene encoding sn-glycerol-3-phosphate ABC transporter permease UgpA, with protein MTRRAIFPGRLLPYLLVAPQLAVVLVFFYWPAVQAVLQSTLRQDPFGLRTEFVWFDNFRRILADPFYLGALRTTFVFSTAVVLLAMSAGLLLAATADRQIRGATVYKTLLIWPYAVAPAVAAALWLFIFHPSIGLLGRALVRAGIPWDYTLKGTHALLLVILASAWRQVSYNFIFFLAGLQSIPPSLLEAAAVDGAGGRQRFWKVTFPMLSPTTFFLLIVNVIYAFFDTFGVIHSLTRGGPGKATETLIYKVYTDGVINLDLGGSSAQSVVLLLVVITLTALQFKYIERRVYY; from the coding sequence ATGACCCGCCGCGCCATCTTCCCCGGCCGCCTGCTGCCCTACCTCCTGGTGGCGCCGCAGCTGGCGGTGGTACTGGTCTTCTTCTACTGGCCGGCCGTCCAGGCCGTCCTCCAGTCCACCCTGCGGCAGGACCCCTTCGGCCTGCGCACCGAGTTCGTCTGGTTCGACAACTTCCGGCGAATACTCGCTGACCCGTTCTACCTGGGGGCGCTGCGCACCACCTTCGTCTTCTCCACCGCCGTGGTCCTGCTGGCCATGTCCGCCGGGCTGCTCCTGGCGGCGACGGCAGACAGACAGATCCGCGGCGCCACCGTCTACAAGACCCTGCTCATCTGGCCGTACGCGGTGGCACCGGCGGTGGCCGCCGCGCTGTGGCTGTTCATCTTTCATCCGTCCATTGGATTGCTGGGGCGGGCGCTGGTGCGCGCGGGAATCCCCTGGGACTACACGTTGAAGGGGACGCACGCCCTGCTGCTGGTCATCCTGGCCTCGGCGTGGAGGCAGGTCTCCTACAACTTCATCTTCTTCCTGGCCGGGTTGCAGTCCATTCCCCCCTCGCTGCTGGAGGCGGCGGCGGTGGATGGGGCGGGCGGACGGCAGCGCTTCTGGAAGGTGACCTTCCCTATGCTCTCGCCGACCACGTTCTTCCTCCTCATCGTCAACGTGATCTACGCCTTCTTCGACACATTCGGGGTCATCCACTCGCTGACCCGCGGCGGCCCGGGCAAGGCCACGGAGACGCTAATTTACAAAGTCTACACCGACGGGGTGATCAACCTGGACCTGGGCGGCTCGTCCGCGCAGTCGGTGGTCCTGCTCCTGGTGGTGATCACCCTTACGGCTCTCCAGTTCAAGTACATCGAGCGGCGGGTGTACTACTGA
- the ugpE gene encoding sn-glycerol-3-phosphate ABC transporter permease UgpE, with the protein MARRWRRSDWGTHLILLLGVAVFAFPVYLAFVGSTHDLGTVSRGEMGLLPGPRLAQNYVQAWSTGSGERIRGAPVRQMMRNSLIMALTISTGKIAISLLSAFAVVFFQFPLRMFFFWMIFVTLMLPVEVRIIPTFKVVSDLGLINTFPGLTVPLIASATATLIFRQFFLTVPDELVDAAKVDGAGPMRFFWSILLPLSSTTIAALFVILFIYGWNQYLWPLLITTSQRMETVVIGITKMIGTGEALVDWPIIMATALLAMLPPVAVVVVMQRWFVKGLTETEK; encoded by the coding sequence ATGGCGCGGCGCTGGCGGCGGAGCGACTGGGGGACCCACCTGATCCTGCTTTTGGGAGTGGCCGTCTTCGCCTTCCCCGTGTACCTGGCCTTCGTCGGCTCCACCCACGACCTGGGGACGGTGAGCCGGGGGGAGATGGGGCTGCTCCCCGGCCCCCGCCTGGCGCAGAACTACGTCCAGGCCTGGAGCACGGGCAGCGGGGAGCGCATCCGGGGGGCGCCGGTGCGACAGATGATGCGCAACAGCCTGATCATGGCCCTGACCATCTCTACGGGGAAGATCGCCATCTCTTTGCTCTCGGCCTTCGCCGTGGTCTTCTTCCAGTTTCCCCTGCGCATGTTCTTCTTCTGGATGATCTTCGTCACCCTGATGCTGCCGGTGGAGGTGCGCATCATCCCCACGTTTAAGGTGGTCTCTGACCTGGGCCTGATCAACACCTTTCCCGGGCTTACCGTCCCCCTCATCGCCTCTGCCACAGCCACCCTCATCTTCCGCCAGTTCTTCCTCACCGTGCCTGACGAGCTGGTGGACGCGGCCAAGGTGGACGGCGCCGGGCCCATGCGCTTCTTCTGGAGCATCCTCCTGCCGCTCTCCTCCACCACCATCGCCGCCCTCTTCGTCATCCTCTTCATCTACGGCTGGAACCAGTACCTCTGGCCCCTGCTTATTACCACCAGCCAGCGCATGGAGACGGTGGTCATCGGCATCACCAAGATGATCGGCACAGGGGAGGCCCTGGTGGACTGGCCCATCATCATGGCCACGGCCCTGCTGGCCATGCTCCCCCCGGTGGCGGTGGTGGTGGTCATGCAGCGGTGGTTCGTCAAGGGGCTGACCGAGACGGAGAAATGA
- a CDS encoding glycerophosphodiester phosphodiesterase family protein has product MSGAARRPVHIIAHRGASAEAPENTAVAFRRALATGVDGVELDVHLSSDGVPVVIHDHLLERTTDGRGPVGTLPLAALRRLDAGRWFAEEFAGERIPTLAEALALLRPVRVIVELKPGPLPSAEIAGRVAAVISASGHPAVTVSSFDHPLLLEVRAHLPKVPRAVLYVARPVDPLRLARDAGADLLHPHWSLLSSDVVEAAHAAGLGVETWVVDDPEEMARVVAMGVDGVMTNHPQRLRTVLAGLRFPLPPPART; this is encoded by the coding sequence ATGAGCGGCGCCGCCCGGCGCCCCGTGCATATCATCGCCCACCGGGGTGCGTCCGCCGAGGCGCCGGAGAACACCGCGGTGGCATTTCGCCGGGCCCTGGCCACCGGCGTGGACGGCGTAGAGCTGGACGTGCACCTCTCCAGCGACGGGGTGCCGGTGGTCATCCACGACCATCTCCTGGAGCGGACCACGGACGGCCGGGGTCCGGTGGGTACGCTGCCGCTGGCGGCGCTGCGGCGGCTGGATGCGGGGCGGTGGTTCGCCGAAGAGTTTGCCGGCGAGCGCATCCCCACGCTGGCCGAGGCGCTGGCGCTCCTGCGCCCGGTGCGTGTGATCGTGGAGCTCAAACCCGGCCCGCTGCCCTCTGCGGAGATAGCCGGGCGGGTGGCTGCGGTCATCAGCGCATCCGGGCACCCTGCGGTCACGGTCTCCTCCTTCGATCACCCGCTGCTGCTGGAGGTGCGCGCCCACCTGCCGAAGGTGCCCAGGGCGGTTCTCTACGTAGCCCGGCCCGTGGATCCGCTGCGGCTGGCCCGGGATGCCGGTGCCGACCTGCTACACCCGCACTGGTCGCTGCTGTCCTCGGACGTGGTGGAGGCGGCGCATGCCGCCGGGCTGGGGGTGGAGACCTGGGTCGTCGACGATCCGGAGGAGATGGCCCGTGTGGTGGCCATGGGGGTCGACGGGGTGATGACCAACCACCCACAGCGGCTGCGGACGGTCCTGGCTGGTCTGCGTTTCCCCCTCCCGCCTCCGGCGAGAACCTGA